In the genome of Camarhynchus parvulus chromosome 23, STF_HiC, whole genome shotgun sequence, the window CGGACTGATAAGCCAAAGATGCTGTGCCGCCGGAGGAGGGCGGGGCGAGGGCGCCGGGTGGACATCACCCCCGAGAGCCACGTCCTGTCCCCCCTCACCCTGCCCGCTGAGCTGCCCCCCGGCCCGAGGAGCCTGACACCCCGGTGCTGAGCCCCCCACCGCCACCGCCTCCCACCACGCTGGACCCCAACGAGATGCCTAAAGCCCCCACGGCAGGGAAGAAGAGCAAGTGCCGGGGGGTGAGGAAGATGGTGGTGAAGATGGCCAAGATCCCCgtgtccctggggaggaggaacaAGACCACCTACAAGGTGTCATCACTCAGCAGCAACTTGAAcctggaggggaaggagctggcagccagcagctccatggagccCACACCGCTGCTCAAGATGAAGAACAACGGGCGCAACGTGGTCGTGGTGTTCCCCCCTGGCGAGATGCCCATTATCCTGAAGCGCAAGCGGGGCCGGCCTCCCAAAAACCTGCTGCTGGGCCAAGCCAAGCCCAAGGAGCCCACCCCAGAggtgaagaagaggaggaggaggaagcagaagcTGGCCTCGCCCCAGCCCTCCTACATTGCCGACACCAATGACAGCAAAGCCGACTACTCGGATGTGTTGGCCAAGTTGGCCTTCCTGAACCGACAGAGCCAGTGCTCGGGGCGCTGCTCACCGCCCCGCTGCTGGACCCCCAGCGAGCCCGAGTCCATCCACCAAgcccctgacacccagagcatCTCCCACTTCCTGCACCGTGTCCAGGGCTTCCGCCGGCGCGGCGGCAAGGCCGGGGGCTTCGGTGGGCGCGGGGGCAGCCACGCCGCCCGCGCCGCACGCTGCTCCTTCAGCGATTTCTTTGAGGGCATcgggaagaagaagaaagccCCCACGGCCCTCCACGCTGACCCCGTGCACCCCCGCAAGCGCGGCCGGCTGGAGCCCGACCCTGTGGGCAAGCCCAAGCGGAAGCGACGGGCACGCAAGAACGGGGCCCTGTTCCCCGAACCCAACTCTGGGCAGAGCTTCGGGGACGGCCCGGCTGCAGAGTGGGGCGGGGGCGAGaagggcagcccctgggccgCCCACCACGGCCACCCCGGCAGCCAGCCTGGACGCAACGGTGGCTACCAAGGGGCTGAGGCGAGACCTTTCCACGCTGCGGGGCTGGAGTCGGGCTCCTCCGGCCGTGCTGGTTTCTACGCCGGCAGCGCACCGTCCTCGCAGACAGAGACCGGTCCGGAGCGGCACAGCCTCTTCACCGGCTACTTCCGCTCCTTGCTGGACTCCGATGACTCCTCCGACCTGCTGGACTTTGCCCTCTCCGCATCCCGCTCCGAGTCCCGTAAATCGGCGGCCGCCTACACGGCGCCCCCGGCCGCGCTGCCCGGCCAGCGGGGCATGGCTGCCTACACGGCCCGCGGCGGCAAAGTGCCAGCGGCCAACCCTGGTGCCGAGGCCTTCCACGCGGCCATGCAGGGCCGGCCAGCGTTCCCGCCCGGCCGCGCCTCCAGCGCCTACGGGGTGACCCAAGGCTCCTCAGAGTGCCGGGGCACCGAGTCCTTTCCCAAACTGGCCCCACCATCGGCCGTGTCCCGATCGCCCACGGCTCACCCGGTGGCCAGTGGCACCCCCGGCTACTCCCCGTATGGCAGCTACGGCAGCGCCGGGCAGAGCGTGGCACCCGCCAGCGTGTTCCCGCCAGGAAAGCAGTACCCATCCGCACAGGACTGCCCCAACAGCAAAGACTGCAGCTTCGCCTACGGCAGCGGCAGCAGCCTCCCGTCCTcgcccagcagtgcccacagtgCCGGCTACGCGCCACCGACAGCTGGTCCCAGTTTGCCGCTGGGAAAAGCCGCCTTCTTTAACAGCGCCGAGCAGGGGGGGCAGTTCTCCAGCGCCGCGCACACCCCCCTGCGCTGCGACAGCCGGGCCAGCACCGTCTCACCCGGCGGCTACATGGTGCCCAAGGGGTCAGCGTCCTTCCAGCCCTCGCCTGAAAACTGCCGGCAGTTCCCCAGCTCCGCGCCGTGGGCCTTCCGGCAGGGCTACGGAGGGTTGGATTGGAGCTCAGAAGCCTTCAGCCAGCTCTACAACCCGGGCTTCGAGTGCCACCTCAATGAACCCAACGTCATCCTGGACATCTCCAACTACACCCCGCAGAAAGCCAAGCAGCAGACAGTCTCTGAGACCTTCTCAGAGTCGTCCTCTGACAGCACCCAGTTCAACCAGCCGGCTGGTTACCGGCGCGCCAACAGCGAGGCGTCCTCCAGCGAGGGCCAgtccagcctctccagcctggagaagctgaTGATGGACTGGAATGAGGCATCCTCCGCCCCTGGCTACAACTGGAACCAGAGCGTCCTCTTCCAGAGTAACTCCAAGCCCGGTCGAGGCCGACGGAAGAAGGTGGATATGTTCGACACCTCCCACCTGagtttctcctcctcttcctcttcttcctccgTGTACCCCTCCAAGAGGAACACGGGaccccggcagccccggggctcccGAGGGGCTTGTGCCTCCAAGAAGGAGAGGGGGACGGGCAAAGCCAAGTTCCCCACCAAGTCACAGGCGGTGAACCCCCTGTTCCAGGACAGCACGGACCTGGGCTTGGACTACTACAGCGGGGACAGCAGCAtgtcccccctgccctcccagtcCCGGGGCTTCGGGGTGGGGGAGCGGGACCCCTGTGACTACACCGGCCCCTACTCCATGAACCCCTCCACCCCCTCAGATGGGACCTTTGTCCAGGGGTTCCAGAGCGACTCCCCCGGTTTGGGGCAGCCGGATTTGGAGAGCAAGcacttccctgccctcccacacCAGCTGGCGGCCCCCGGCCAGCAGACTGTGTTCGAGGCCGGTTTGCAGAAAGCCTTCTCGCCCAACTGCTCCCCGACCTTGGCCTTCAAGGAGGACCTGCGGGCAGGCAGCATCCGAAAGCTGCCCGCCTGCGACTCGCTCAAACACAGCATGCAGGGGGGGACCCTGCCACATGCCCCACACCTGGCCTGCCGCGACCTCCCCATGCCTCAAGCGCACTATGACTCCCCCAGTTGCAAAAACCCCCCGTACTGGTATTCCCCCAACGCCAGCACCCGCAGCCCTTCCTATGACGgcaaggcaggggctggcaTGCTGGTAGACTTCATGGGCAGGACGGACCCCCAGTGTCTGAACCCCCACTTGAGCAGCCCgagcagctcccacccctcCAAGGGCGAGAAGGAGCCCTTGGAGATGTCCCGGGCTCACCACCGAGGACCCTACGCTTGTCCCTTGATCAATGACTTGAACATCTCCCCCGTACCGAGAGACTCAATGTTGCAGCTGCAGGACAACTACAGGTACCCCAGTTTTGCACCCCAAGGGCACCCCGTCATGGCCCCCAGCCAGAAGAGCGGGTTTTTGGGACCCATGGTAGAGCAACAACACCCTGAGGACACTTTTACGGTCACCTCATTGTAGTGTCTGCTGACGTGCCAACGGGACAACGAGGTTTTGTTACAGGGTAGGTGGGGGAGAACCTGGGAGCGAgggtggcaggaggggacacaggggaccCTCAGGGCCCTTCTCATCGTGTCCCCCTCTCTCTCCATGTTGTGTTTCTCTTTCAGAGGTAATTTAGCCAGCACTTTTTTCTGGAACACTTTTCAAGTTCTGTATTTAACTGGGATTGGAAccgtttgtttgttttcttaaaaaaaaaccaaaaagaaaggaaaaaaaaaagaaagaaaaaaggagaaaaaaaggaaaaaaaaaggagaaaaaaagataaaaaatataaaaaataagtgaaacaaaaaaatttaaaataatggatGAAGAGAGAAaccccccgtttttccccctCCGCACTCAAACCCGCTCCGCCTGCCAAGCTCCGGCTCTGCTTCCCGGACTGCCGCCCCCCCCACCCCGCAGCAGGACAATCGGacggatggacggacggacagagCGCAGGCCCGGCGCAGGGGCgcgggcagggagggcaggaggggatcTGGGGGTCAGCGCTGGGTgccccctgcccccagcccggccggggCCCCTCGGCCGCCCCGGGGAGGCTGTTTGGggattcttttcttttcttgtcccTCCCCGTCCGCTgtggcctggggctgctcctgccggACGGACAGCGATGGGTGCTGGTGAAGCACTGACCCCTCCAGGCTCTGGCAGCGTCGCCAGCAGGGCTCGGAGACGCCACCGTCACCAGgtgagtgccagctgtgctcccagtcaggctgtgctgggtgctccGCGCCCCGGTGGGCTCCCTGACCCACCTGCACCCCCCCTCAGGGCGCCCCGGCCCCTGCTGGCCTGTGAGCCCTTGGGTGTTGTCCCACCAAGCACCAAACTGGGGACCCTgagggctgcagtgcctgggggtggctggggcctgggctgtggggtgcaggaGCCAGGGTATGCCAGGGTGAGGGGGTGTGGGGTGCCCCAGAGCCCTGTTCGGATGCCAGATGGGGCAAGCAGGACCCGAGAGCCTGGGTACGTGGGTGCCAGACAAGAATGAGCAGGAATCCAgagtgcagggctggatgggaagGACCCAGATCCCTGGGAGTCGGGGTGCCACATTGGGGTGAATGGGACCCCAGATCCCTGGGAGTCGGGGTGCCACATTGGGGTGAACAGGACCCCCAGATCCCTGGGAGTCGGGGTGCCACATTGGGGTGAACAGGACCCCCAGATCCCTGAGTGTTGGGGTGCCAGATGAAGGAGGTGGGCACGTCCCCAGGCCCTGGGTATGCGTGTGGTGCCAGACTGGGGCTACAGGACCCCAGcccctgggtttgggggtgccagATTTGGGGTGCAGCACCCCGGttcctgggtttggggtgtcagatttggggtgcaggatcccagcccctgggtttgggggtgccagatttggggtgcaggatcGCAGcccctgggtttggggtgccaGATTTGGGGTGCAGCACCCCGGttcctgggtttggggtgtcacatttggggtgcaggatcccagcccctgggtttgggggtgccagatttggggtgcaggatcGCAGcccctgggtttgggggtgccagACCCCAGCTCCGCgggtgctggggggctggggacgggcaggcagcccagggtgggacCCTCActgctctctccctctcccgccagccccagcacccccagccctgcgcCCCCCGCCCGTCCCGGCCGCCGGAGCAGAGCAGAgcggagcagagcagaggagatggagaggaGGGGGCCGCCTCCGGAGCGgaccccgccccgccgcccccgcttcgcccccggccccgcctcgGCCGTGGCGCCGGCGCCGCGTTCTCTCTCCACTCCCAGCCAGAAGCAGAGGGACtcttttaagttttattttttatttgattaattttcattttctgcacaaAACCAGCAATTGTAAAtacttttgaagaaaagaagttaaaaaaaaatgtttaaggataaaaaaaaaatttaaaaagctgaaaaatcacaaaaaaaaaaaaaaaaaaagagagagagagagaatcaTGCACCGGAGGGAGAATCCAAAAATGATGGAGAACTGGCCTAAAGCATCCAAGAGGTGAATATGCAGCAGAAAAGAgcaaacccccccccccagtATGCACtgagaaaaaatttatttacagatcgagcaacaaaaaaaaaaaaaaaaaaaagaaaaaaaaggaaaaagtgacaATAACCTATTTATTGTATATAATGT includes:
- the AHDC1 gene encoding LOW QUALITY PROTEIN: AT-hook DNA-binding motif-containing protein 1 (The sequence of the model RefSeq protein was modified relative to this genomic sequence to represent the inferred CDS: inserted 2 bases in 2 codons) yields the protein MLAVPLTAERSGAAVPAAHGERSEGLGAPGRRLCSPPLSQPPQSRERQKVASGAEGSGTPAAGQDAAPAGGRSLPKRAGSEGRGAQEPADGSAVACQPLALENGASPPAEWFPCAQGSGPCQPGSDGDSRSFRVNLHCKHPRNRELKCNSRSSSKAEGPGVTFPDPHVSNCSAKRHAGEEEVRMRVKPPGPVVTTSVVRGSPDYVREPKFYPPGHPVQRPPACPAEKALSCSVLSFPEGSCPALGREHQPGSLLHGDPADRCQSVHGGTKAAEDLLGCAGEPRILGGSTEEASARDRAPKTFPNATLASGRCNVDGILALLRSKCGNGHINLHPVVQLIDIMKDLNRLSEDLKNSGVHLDCGSLRGGSGAHEDSRLLPADRDLQYSFFSSPSLANSIRSPEERGVLLKSDPSRHPRPPARDGEAEGGGGXAPQPPGHAVSVGDVSKAPADEAGCSQPDASDYSELAEADILNELASLACPGTQLLESQAMEPQPQLLPAQELDSQSRLLDSQSLESQPQLLDSQSLEPLPESLELQNLEPLGLQSLEPLSESLELQSLEPLSESLELQSLEPLAEPLGLQTLEPLPGALEPPLLPTEPSLLEPQPLGTVSELLEAQPGAGDPLRPHGLQPRLGGCPLSTMVKRGPCGGRGAGRCGEDHRKYALRRTDKPKMLCRRRRAGRGRRVDITPESHVLSPLTLPAELPPGPXEPDTPVLSPPPPPPPTTLDPNEMPKAPTAGKKSKCRGVRKMVVKMAKIPVSLGRRNKTTYKVSSLSSNLNLEGKELAASSSMEPTPLLKMKNNGRNVVVVFPPGEMPIILKRKRGRPPKNLLLGQAKPKEPTPEVKKRRRRKQKLASPQPSYIADTNDSKADYSDVLAKLAFLNRQSQCSGRCSPPRCWTPSEPESIHQAPDTQSISHFLHRVQGFRRRGGKAGGFGGRGGSHAARAARCSFSDFFEGIGKKKKAPTALHADPVHPRKRGRLEPDPVGKPKRKRRARKNGALFPEPNSGQSFGDGPAAEWGGGEKGSPWAAHHGHPGSQPGRNGGYQGAEARPFHAAGLESGSSGRAGFYAGSAPSSQTETGPERHSLFTGYFRSLLDSDDSSDLLDFALSASRSESRKSAAAYTAPPAALPGQRGMAAYTARGGKVPAANPGAEAFHAAMQGRPAFPPGRASSAYGVTQGSSECRGTESFPKLAPPSAVSRSPTAHPVASGTPGYSPYGSYGSAGQSVAPASVFPPGKQYPSAQDCPNSKDCSFAYGSGSSLPSSPSSAHSAGYAPPTAGPSLPLGKAAFFNSAEQGGQFSSAAHTPLRCDSRASTVSPGGYMVPKGSASFQPSPENCRQFPSSAPWAFRQGYGGLDWSSEAFSQLYNPGFECHLNEPNVILDISNYTPQKAKQQTVSETFSESSSDSTQFNQPAGYRRANSEASSSEGQSSLSSLEKLMMDWNEASSAPGYNWNQSVLFQSNSKPGRGRRKKVDMFDTSHLSFSSSSSSSSVYPSKRNTGPRQPRGSRGACASKKERGTGKAKFPTKSQAVNPLFQDSTDLGLDYYSGDSSMSPLPSQSRGFGVGERDPCDYTGPYSMNPSTPSDGTFVQGFQSDSPGLGQPDLESKHFPALPHQLAAPGQQTVFEAGLQKAFSPNCSPTLAFKEDLRAGSIRKLPACDSLKHSMQGGTLPHAPHLACRDLPMPQAHYDSPSCKNPPYWYSPNASTRSPSYDGKAGAGMLVDFMGRTDPQCLNPHLSSPSSSHPSKGEKEPLEMSRAHHRGPYACPLINDLNISPVPRDSMLQLQDNYRYPSFAPQGHPVMAPSQKSGFLGPMVEQQHPEDTFTVTSL